The Magnolia sinica isolate HGM2019 chromosome 9, MsV1, whole genome shotgun sequence sequence AGGGGATATCCACATGTCCATTCTCTGGGTTGAGTATGTATCGCAGCTCAGCAGGCGCAGACTCAGGATTCGCAGTCTTCCGGCTTGCTTCCTTTGCCAGCTCAGGGCAGATTCTATTCCGCACAGCAGGCACAGGGCCAGGACCCGCAATCATCGACCGGTGGTGTTGtcaagggtattcttcttgtttctacttgcATTGCCCACGTCTTGTTTGATTTCGACGCTTCTCATTCCTTCGTAACCGAGCAATTTTGCCAATCGACCGGTATTCCGTTGGAGTCCGCATCTGAGGCCTTGGCACTttcgactcccttgggaaagtCTGTAGTATTGAGCTGTCGTTACCCTTCTTGtccggtgttagtgggcgagatgttcctccCCGCTGATCTGTTTGTGATGCCGATGGCAGtttttgatgttatcctgggtatggactggctcacGGAGTATTATTTTGTCTTGGACTGTGCCACGAGGatagttacgtttcacattcccggCTTGCCAGTGTTAcagttcgtcgccgagcccagaggagagccattgtcgaGTTTGTTGGCTTGTGTCATTTAGGATTCTGTGGCagggtgtattgagcagctgccagttgtttgtgagtacccggatgtgtttcaggagatcccaGGTTTGCCGCCGCGTTGGCAGGTTAAGTTTCAGATAGATTTAGTGCCTGGTACTGCGCTTATCTCGAAGGCCCTCTACtggatggcaccgatggagttgagggaactgcaggagcagttggatgagctccgggagttgagttttattcgtcccagcagttcgccttggggatctccggtattgtttgtgaagaagaaggatggctcgttacgGCTCTTTGTGGATTAttgcgagctcaacaaagtcactatCAATAATCGATACCTGCTTCCCCgtatagatgatttgttcgaccagttgcaGGGCGCGcagtattttttcaagatagacttgcgctccggttaccatcagattcgggtccaagaggaggacattccgaagacggctttccgaACGCACtacggtcactttgagttcctagtcatgtcatttggactgaccaatgcacccgctgTATTTatacagctgatgaacgaggtcttccagccTTTCCTCGATCAATTCGTAGTGgtgttcattgatgatattcttgtgtaTTTGAGGACCCGAGAGGACAAAGTAGAGCACTGGCAGGTTGTGCTGGAGACcatccgtgcccaccagctgtatctgaagctggagaagtgcgagttcttgTAGGAGAAAATgaaattcctcggtcacgtggtgacgagggtgtcgctgtggacccctcgaaggttgatgcagtgcgtcagtggggccagcccacgaacacgttcgagatccgtagcttccttggtttagcgggatattatcgtcAGTTTAttaagggtttctcccgtattgcagcaccgctgacccggttgacgcggaagggcgccGAGTTTGTCTAGAGTGACGCCTGCaaggaggcatttatggagttgaaggaccgccttatgtccgctcctgttctcactcttcctgatgagagtgagggttttgttgttttcaccgatgcctcTAAAGTTGGCTtgagtgttgtcctgatgcagcacgggaagccagtggcgtatgcttcgcgccagctcaaggtccacgagATGAACTATCCCACACATGATCTGGAGCTAGcggcagttgtcttcgcactgaaggtgaggaggcattatctctacggggttaggttcgagctcttcttagatcataagagcttgaagtatctattttcgcagtccgagttgaacctgcgacagaggcgatAGATGGAGctgttgaaagattatgattttgaccttcagtatcacccgggtaaggtgaacgtggtggctgacgcgctcag is a genomic window containing:
- the LOC131254893 gene encoding uncharacterized protein LOC131254893, giving the protein MFLPADLFVMPMAVFDVILGMDWLTEYYFVLDCATRIVTFHIPGLPVLQFVAEPRGEPLSSLLACLMNEVFQPFLDQFVVVFIDDILVYLRTREDKVEHWQVVLETIRAHQLYLKLEKCEFL